Genomic DNA from Anguilla anguilla isolate fAngAng1 chromosome 17, fAngAng1.pri, whole genome shotgun sequence:
TGAAAGATGGACAATGGGCTGCAGCTAATGCGTAGTCTGACATTTTCCATTCCCATTTAATATCCTGAATCTGAACAATTCTCCGATAAAACTATGTGTTGTTTTGCTTTATATTACAGAGCCCTATTGTAAAAATGAGTGGCAAGTGTAAATTTGGctctttttgtgtttctatttgatattataaaaaatatcaaatagataaagatgaaaaataatgaatgccggttcaaaacaataaatagcgACAATCTACTGCAGGGTCGTGCACAGGATTTGCCTGTCATGGGGGTGCAAATGAAAAGCGATTAGCAAATGccagggcggggggaggggggaattttTGATCACaggtagcaataaaaaaaacaatgattcttgACTACCCCAGGTGCTGGCATGCTGCTGAATTCAATGTCTGTGTCCCCTGTATATTCCCCCAATACTTTCCATGTAGGCTACTGATTTCTAAAGAATGTTCGCTACGTCTTACTAATTTTCATGGTTTCGCGACTTTAAGGTAATGCCGGTATTTCTAGTAAAGAATTTTAACAATTAACCACATTgtgttaatttatattaaatgtaaaaattggtGAAGAATGATGCAAAGATGGCTCCTGTGAATAAGAACGATGCTCATATCACTCTGTCATTCTGAAGACTTCATGTTTGAATGCAATTGTAATTCTCTCTAAACTTTACCAAAATTTGAATCGTTGGTGTGATTTGTTGTTAATACTCTGAACAACAACACgtttttaatgtacaaaactgccaagttactcatacattgaaagcactgtctataagtcagttattcaaacttgcaaaatctagccCTGCTATTAAACAAACTGATTTCAAAATTGTGTTAACTTTTGTGTATTTTACCCAGAAGGATTCAAACAATAGGATGCACCCATGCTTGCGGGAGTTACATAAAGTAACTCATTAAAATAGGGAGATGGTGATTCGTGAGGGTGTAATAGCCACCTAGCACCTATGACCACAAGCCCCTGATCTGTGGCATGAAAGTAAGATAACATTGGttcacaccgcccccccccccataccttcATTATCTTAGCTGACTTAAATGGCAACCATTAACCACACATTGCTTATTTTGTTTGAAACTGAGATACAGATAGTATATATTGAGtattcttgtaaaaaaaaaaatatttctgtattgcCCTAAAATCCCAATAATATCCTGGGCATATTTGGCACAAGCTCTCAGTTTCACTCGTGCTAAAAAGTAACCGAGTACAAGGGTTAAATGAACAAGGACTCCAAGTGCTGTAAGGGGGAAGAGTAATTAACTGTGATTTGCCAGTCTTACGGTGTATGTCACATTTAATGCACCACTAGGCACAATTAGCATATACTTATTTAAATTTGCCCTAAGAAGTActcatttttgtaaatatctCATCTATAAACAGAACGCATATAGTTGATCCCTTCCAAATCTAGATATTTGTCATCAGTCCCTTTTGTATATATGTCAGTAATTTCCATTTCTTAATGAGCCATTAGGTGCTCGGGAAACCATAAACAATtatgttattaaaaatgaacacgCTGAGAGTATTTATTTATCCGCACGGGACTACTTTCCCTTATTTTAGCTCACATCAGTTGcttgtattttgaaatacaaattaagCGCTGCAGCTTAAAGGGCCCTAAAACCTCACCTTAAAAACTCTAAGAGAGTAACATATATAATTGAAATGTTTGCTGAAATTTCTTATTACACATCACTaacatacatgcatactgtatgagCATAACTACGTGAACCAGAGACAGCAGGAAGTttaattgtgtgtttttggtaGTGCATTGTGGCAGGAGTAGTAAGTTAAGTGACCTATTTCCGAAAAGGGTTTGCAGCAGGGATActgaactccagtcctggggggtcTTCTGGATTTTGGTGCATTACAACACTTtcattaatttaagtcactgaatGGGTAGGTTACAAACACCTTGGTTCCAAAGCCTGAACCGGCcaccaaacacaaaattatGGCCAAAGAAATGTATGATGTTTAATGAAGCGTAGCTTTATTATTGACTCTTATTTGACCCTACAGACTAATGCTACCAAGTTATGATTCTCAGAAAATGAGTTTGAGGCACAGTTAGGAAGCCAGTGAATACacctgaaataataaaaacggCTAATCTCACCGTGATATCAAATTCATCTACAGTGAACACACAACCATTCGCTTTACTGAGAGTGCTTATTGGGTTACATAGTGCTTACAAGGAATCAAAAGGCTTCAGGACAATATAACATATTCATCTTAAGTAGATCATAATTTTTCGTTGTTCTAGAGCACTTTTAAATCAGTGCTACAACGCTTCAGAATCTGGAATGAGGTCTGGAATGACTGTTGTAATTATGTCATGTTTTCCATTCAGACagtgataaaacatttttcgCTATAAtcactatgttttttttattacaggtGATTGATATTAAGTGCAAATTTACATCTATAAACCTGAAAAATAAGTTGAAAATGATCTTGAAATGCATAAAAGAATTTGCCTCTTAGAGCAACTGAATAGACTATGCTCAAAGCAACAAAATAGCAGAGCATTCACAGTCTTGATTCTTTATAGTTTCTTAAGCATGAAAGAACCACGTCAGTAGTTACAATATGTATTCATGAGCCAGGCATGAAAGTGTGGATATGAATGTGAGTAATATAAAACTGTTATATTGATTGAATGTTAATGAAATATCATTTCCGGGAACAGCTGGCTTTCCAACCCTGTGCTGCTAAGCACTGGTTAATAAACTCATATCTTTATACAACCTCCTACTGAGTGACAGTCTGTGCATGAAAATAGATCAGgaagtttgtgtgttttaagaaGACCTGAGTgtcgagagagagacagggagagacacagaaagaTCACTTCTGAAAAAATGTTACCATACAAGATTCCCAAACTAATTCATGAAGAGTTGCTTGTAGGGAGAAAGGGAGGTATTTTAGTGCAGTGGTTAAGAGAACAAACCTGTGTCCATGAGATCATTGGTGTGAACCCTAAGCAAGGTGCTGCTATTTAACCAGGCACTGAATCTACAGCACTGCCATCTGAAACACTTATGCATCCATGCAAATATAATTTGGTAAACTCCCAAACATGGCCATAAAAGTCACTCGATAAAGGTATTTGCTCACAAATTTACCATTATTCGGGCAAGAGCTGGCTGGTTCACACTTAGCAAATTGCATCTGTCACGGCTGTTGATTGCGTTTCTCATCTCATTAGCACCAATCAGTGTTTGTCTTGGGGCCATTTCTGCAGCAGCTTCTCGAGGGTGGATTGCTTGTTAGACGGTGCAGGCAATCAGAGAGGCGCTTCACTGGGGAAGAAGGGGTGGGGACAGGTCGCCACTGCTGACTCCATTTTacagtctttttctttttcttttctgcatggTAATGCACATGTGCTTGAAAGGCTGATTAAATGATCAAGAGGGTCAtcaagatttttctttttctctctatcccccctccccctctctcatctctcatgctcacacacgttCACAAACCGCAGTAGAAGATACCACGAAAGCAAATATTGTGATTTTACATTCCCTAGATGTTTGGTTTTGTACTTTGCAAATTGAATTGTTGCTGGGACGTAATATATGTCCTCAAAACTGAGGACACCATGAAAATACACACGCTTCATTCAATACCAGTGTGCTGACACTGAGCCACTACCATCTTTGTCTTTCTTTGACCTGTTGAAGACCCGTAGAGGATGAAGTATTTCCCTGTGTACCCAGATTTCCGATCTCCCAGTCTCATTTTTCTCCACCTGGCATCAAAGCCGTAGCCTTCGAGACGGGAAGACAAATGAGACGACGAGTCCGTGGGAGACTCAATGAGGAGAACAGCTGTTGATTCCGGCAGCTGACCCAGAACAGGCGTGAATTAGCTCAGGGGGGCAAATTTCTCAACCTAAATCCCTTTCAATTCAAATCGCTCCAATGCCCAGACCCTGTAAAATGGTCACGTCACAAATAGCCCCTGGTGTCCTTCTGCCCACAACTGGAAAATTGCTTTTAATCAGAcgcaattttgttttatgtttgccGTTCAATGCCCCTGGCCAGACGTAAAAATGGAAACCCATGTCGTTACACAGCGAGCTAAGACACCTTGTTCCTTTTCATTGAGAGAACCAGCTCCATGTACACAAGAAGacatttcctgtttcaaaagAAATCTCTGCAAAGCCAGATTGCATTTTGTACTTAAATCTGGCACACAGTGAGCCCCCTAACGTTGTGACCAATTTTAACAGAAACAGAATTACCTTCTTCATACTCCTATTTTAAGGAGTAAGGTAAGTGTGGCAAGTAGATCTTTCCTATATATAAAGAataggccacacacacacacacacacacacacgtgcacatgcacacacacaaacacacacacacacatgcatatatgcatgcatacgGTTAAATGTGACAGTATTGGGGCAgtgacatttttgttattttggctccGTACTCCAGCACACTCAGTTGACATGAAACAATGCATATGACTGTCAGGTTTAATatgagggcatttacatccatattgggtgatccatgtaattacagcccttttcatacctagtcccccattttaggggaccaaaagtaattggacaaatgaatgtaatctgaagtaatatatacacacattttttccccagtagatatttggtagcatacaaaatttatatttatatctgaGTTATGTCTCATGcttctgttaaaaataataattgagtCACAGTAATGTGTTATGCTAATGACACTGAAAATACGTTTTCAATTATCGACATATAACTACAGGAGTCATCAATTATGAAACCCAGCAATTGCTTTGTCCAAATTTACCCACTGTAGAGATCCACACTGAAATACAAAGCATATTTTGAAGCAAACAATACTGTTTTTTGATGTAGTGGTGTTTTCACCTGTCAATATGTTTACCAAAATATATTCCACTTGAAATCACTTTTCAAAGTACAGCTGCTTAAATAAGCATCGGTCCGTCCCTACATACCAAACAATGCTGCATGTGCTTCAGTTAGCAATGTTCTTGAGGTCACTTATCTTCTTTCCCCAAAGGCTAAAGGGCCATAGAGTCATCTTGTAGCTTACAACAGTTTTCGCCATTTAACGCAATCCACAAAAGGACGCTGACGATGGTCAATCTACGGTGATGCAGCACACGGTACCCTCCTCTCTCTGGAAGAGATGATTACGATTACAGGTTAGAAGCCTGTGTGACCAGACATGTCCCTGAAGTCTCCGTGGGCTAACACGCCGTGAAGCGGTACCTGCTGACCGGAGCCGAGCGTGGTCTCGCACGTACTGCCGTGGGAGTACCAGTCGGAGAACCGCTCCTCCAGCCGGCAGCAGATGGCCTCTCCGTGCTGCCCGGACTTGGGCTGCTTACTGGCGAGCATTTTGGGCAGCGAGTCAGAGGTGGACGACCTGAAGAAGGTGAGGCACCTCTGGCGGTACTTGGTCTTGATGACCTTGGCCGAGCGGTACAGGTCGCCTATGAAGCAGTAGCAGATGGGGTTTAGGCTGGAGTTGGTGAGGCCCAGCCACTGGGCGAAggactgcagctgcaggagccaGGGCGGGGTGTCCGCCTCGTGGTCGATCCAGATGTCGGCCACGTAGAGCGGAAGCCAGGAGACGGCGAACAGCAGCACCAGGGCCACCACCATCTTGGCGATCTTCTTGCGGGCCTTCAGGCGGGAGGAGAGGGCGGCCTGGCCACGGGCCTCGAGCTCGGCGAAGTGGCGGGAGGCGTGCCACAGCTTCCGGCCGGTCAGGAAGCTGATGGTCAGGTTGAAGGCCACGGGCACACAGTAGAGGGTGACGAAGAGCAGGACGTTGTAGGCCTGCTTGAGCCTGGCCTGGGGCCAGATCTCCCGGCATATGGGGAAGACGAAGGGCAGCTCCTCGATGGGCCGGAACTCGTCCCGCTTGTTCATGAAGACGAGCGGTGAACAGATGCCCGAGGACAGGACCCAGACCACCGCGATGGTCCAGAGGATCTTCCTCCGGGTGAAGAAGGACCGGGCGTTCAGCGGGCTGTGGACGCTGTAGTAGCGGTTGATGCTGATGACGGTCAGGCTGAGGACGCTGGCCGACACGGACACGGCCTGCGTGAAAGGCACCACCCGGCACAGGAAGTCCCCGTACACCCAGGCCTTGTAGATCTTGTAGCCGAGGGTGATGGGCATGCAGACGCACACCACCATCAGGTCGCACACGGCCAGGTTGATCAGCAGGCTCCGGGTGGCGCTCACCCCCGGCAGCCTCTTGCTCCGCCTCCCTGTGAGGACTCTGATGGACATGATGTTCCCCGCGAAGCCCACCACGAAGGACAGAACATACATGGCGGTCAGGGCGATGGTGGTGGGCTCCCAAATGGTGAGCAGGAAGAGCCTCTCCAGCTCGCCGCTCCCCTGCGGGAAGGAGTCTTCGCTCCAGTTCCTCGCGTCTCCCAGCGACGCGTTACCATAGCGCGGGGAGAGGAAGGACTGCCGTGCCCCGGGGCCAACCAAAGAGCCGTTCATTTTCCGACTTACGCGCTGCACCGCACCAAGACCACGGGTCCTTCGGCTTGTGACTCAAACAATCCCAGAGGTTGACTGAGAAGATGTTTCTATAGCTTCCTagcctctctctcaccagcCAGTGGAGAATGTCTAGTCTGCTGCCTCAGCTGGAACAAAGACAATCCGATGTGTTCAGTTCTCCCCTACCTTTTCTCAAAAACTAATCACTGGAAAGAATATTATCATACACCTATTTTAACATATATGTTTACATATGAAAGGCTTTTcagccagtttttaaaaaaatcataacttACAACAGAGCTCAAAACTACAAGGCATAAGACATGCCATTTTCTTgcgatttttgttttgttttgatttatttatttattttttgaagggaGAGAGTTTGTGGAGATTTGTTATCTAGTTtgttatattttaacaaaaagatCGTTTTTATATAAAGTTTCctaaaaatatatgttataAGTATAAACAATTCCTTTCTGATTAGTGCCGTCGAATTTTCACATTTCTTGCTAGTTTTCCTTAATGTTCGTCATTTTAATATTAGTTCACTGGGTTAATGAGTGGTCCTCGTCAAATTACGaacaatataggctactgaACTAGCATTCTCCACTAGTTGCTTCAGCAAACACGATTATTTCCGAAacaaacatgtaaataaaatggctCAATAGCACACCAATATATGGGAAGGGTCACCTCGTAAGGAAAGCTAAATAATGGCATCATAATGCAAAGTCGTAGTTAATATTGAGCTAACTTCCAGAATTCTAACAATTACTTCCTTATCTAAGTAATAATATTACGCCATAATTAAAACCAGTAGACTGTATTTCTGAACATTGCATCAACATACTACATATTATCGTTaattcaaaaaaagaataattatttaaaaactaagGATGTCTTCATACCCATTGTGTTTAACGCAGTTTGCTATGGTCGCGGTCTGGAAATGTCGACAAagtcttcatttcattttgtcgCAAAGCAAAAATGGTATTACTAAATTATAATGTCCCATAGTCCAGGATTGTTGCACTGTCCTTGTCGATGTCTTAGAATGACTGGGCGAATGTCTGGGCGCCTTGAATCCTGTAAGACGTTGAAGAGACTTCCCGACCCCGATGCTGGGCGCAGAGGTAAGTCCCTTATGCGCAAAGATACCTCTGCGATAGTTAAAAGCAGTGACTTTCCCTTCCCTCCTTGCGTAAATCTGACTCACATGTTACAAAAGCATACTGGATCCTAATAGCCTAACAGTCATTCATGGAAGCAACAGACTATTCGCGGGAAATGATTTTTACGCATTGGCAATTTGTAAACTCTTTCGCGAGCCACATTCGGAAAGTTTTTACGGATTAATTGTATAAAATGAAACCATCAAAATATCTGAGAGAAACGATGCATTTCTAGAAGTAGGGGCATTGTTTTTAACGTGTAGCCTaatgaacatttaatttaaaaaacaattagatTGGCGAAATTACATCAATGACACAGCATGGATGTAACGATATTAATAATCTTTAATGTATGCATTATGTTGGATAGTAGTTAGGGGCACATTCGGTGTATCGCAATGGAACTAAAGAAGACTATATCGTAAGAAAAAATGAGCCATTTATATCGTATAAAACTCGCGTGCAAGGGCAAAACGCACAGATCACTCAGAATATGTTCTCATATTAATAATGTCAATGCACAGATTAGCTGGGATTAGTCGCTGGCGGACAACACGCCATCTGCCCAGTTGACTTTAATATTCCAGTCCAACTGCTTTACATCTCAAGGCGTTTTGGAATTTGTTTCCCAGGCGAGGAGCTGTACTTAACATGACTTGCGTCAGGAAATATCCATATATAAATGCACTGCATGAAAAATAAGTATGTAAACGGTGAAGCGCTCTACATAAGAATATCTGCTCAtgctgaaaatgtaaacaaaaatgtttttattatatcaAACCGTTGTCACATTCCACTAATACAAAGATGCGTGTTCACGATAGGCAAACGCGCATGCTGGTTGGGTAgcaggcactgctgttgtatcccTGAGCTGTTTACACCCTTGACCCGAATTACTTCACTAAATGTCCAGCCATGTAGGAATCACATGTAATAATAAGCACGCGAACACTCAAGATAAGAGTGCCCAGTAAACAAATCAACAGTAATAATGCAATTTGCAGTGATGCACTGTGCTTCGGTGATAGCAGTGTGCATTAGGAACTCATTGGGAGCTGTCCTTTCAGTACCACATTGAAATACAGATTAGCTGGTACTGGGAAGGAGAGACATTATGTATGCtgtcatttattaaatatacaaacatatattCATGATGGCTTGTTATGAAATATTGCCATGTAGCAGTGCTTTGTTGTTGGAATGTGGGCACATTTGAatcataatgaaataaattccGTGACAATTTAAGGACCAAAGTAACTGGAATTCTTTTTTGATATAGTGGGTTTATAGGTTGGTTTGTTAATAATGGTGAGTTGTCGCATTTTTATAATGGTGAGAGAAGTATTGAATGTGTGCATTATtaacaatgaaaagaaaaggaaacatcACACTTGAAATGTGTCttccacacacaaactgaaaagCGTGCCTGTGAAAGGTTGTTGAACAGGGTTAACATACATGTAACTCATTGTGGAAAGGGACCATCATTCATGACAACTCCAAGCATGATCATATTTTAGAGTTTATTTAAAgagcatcattttaaaatatggccTTCGGATATTTCAGCACCATTGTTGAAAATGCTGGTGACCCCAAGCAAAATCAACATTCATACATCTCCAGGAAAATTCCAATCAAATGAGATTACCATCATTATTAAAGATTCAATAACAAAAAATTCTGAGACGCTGATTAATCCACGTTGTGAACAAACAAAACTTTCTCAAAAGAGG
This window encodes:
- the LOC118217259 gene encoding gastrin/cholecystokinin type B receptor, whose protein sequence is MNGSLVGPGARQSFLSPRYGNASLGDARNWSEDSFPQGSGELERLFLLTIWEPTTIALTAMYVLSFVVGFAGNIMSIRVLTGRRSKRLPGVSATRSLLINLAVCDLMVVCVCMPITLGYKIYKAWVYGDFLCRVVPFTQAVSVSASVLSLTVISINRYYSVHSPLNARSFFTRRKILWTIAVVWVLSSGICSPLVFMNKRDEFRPIEELPFVFPICREIWPQARLKQAYNVLLFVTLYCVPVAFNLTISFLTGRKLWHASRHFAELEARGQAALSSRLKARKKIAKMVVALVLLFAVSWLPLYVADIWIDHEADTPPWLLQLQSFAQWLGLTNSSLNPICYCFIGDLYRSAKVIKTKYRQRCLTFFRSSTSDSLPKMLASKQPKSGQHGEAICCRLEERFSDWYSHGSTCETTLGSGQQVPLHGVLAHGDFRDMSGHTGF